The Methylomonas montana genome has a window encoding:
- the traN gene encoding conjugal transfer mating pair stabilization protein TraN has product MRQFFDPQTFVTQILSAVLCVTLAWTPFGVSWADAIQAAGRDGQQLGQQVLDGFAFPLDTGNGTLTLNPGTAQESAISIGTLFPDTNSATTTAQEFADLYGNNPGTLAAGLNAQTALNGESSFTGEAYRTLIDNAHQSHPDLHNDAVWTAGDQVFANFTPWSQSFSDCTTVTTQTETSHSVQVPDYQLCLRQPTVPQSCTATHQVNVETLLSFVSGNGGMSSCGSGCMDLYVGRVGDNYWSAGCGIFNWEVTYNVLHPEAIISATLEDVEFDDHARVYYGGNLIYTGSTGWGGSCELSNSWVDHPNRDVTYAFNSTGNKVFKQETMVGGNGEGYSRIRLRYDLSKLITQDQWSWSGPNCQNLANAITDGICQAGSQLSCTSDPANASGCYVDPTSQVMVCGTDLAQAPVASSTGIRNTCMAIQASGHCDLNQYGQCWTDTAGTHCLEPPTNGIPNKTCALLETQGCSFIKSQCTSVLASGTCWDSVDTYDCGQTVGIPGIQSNTQQQCAGPIRCMGEDCITVNRTQSQDFSKAVALLNSAQQMAMDLHCDYANADLQQKDPTTCQVFQGKPASCKMVGGALSLVDCCETPSGAMGLGRYIDLLIATSQMDSAVMAMDSTSAIRGAWETMRTPFTLAGDAWNSFQADFASTVNDLVGTDMLSTSDIASQGLLDSLKGELMKSVAEWIGQTFGEAAGNALFSAGGQAAFDSAGNLTPAAESGGVELGGGAAVAGELLSTLMTAYTVVMIIIMIIQIVYSCEEPEYELAAKKQLKVCTDLGTYCESKVAGVCWVRKESYCCYNSPLARILNEQIKPQLGMDFGTPESPSCTGIKVADLDRVDWTQVNLDEWLAILAQTGHLPTAANAASMLNLDQLTGTGSRLNPQKYGAASSGRQDTLTRTQGRMTDLDVPTVKRQSELEGWGMGPQ; this is encoded by the coding sequence CGCTACGACCACGGCCCAGGAGTTTGCCGATCTCTATGGCAACAACCCCGGCACACTGGCGGCGGGGTTGAACGCGCAGACCGCCTTGAACGGCGAATCCAGCTTCACCGGCGAAGCCTATCGCACCTTGATCGACAACGCCCACCAGTCGCATCCGGATTTACACAACGATGCAGTCTGGACTGCCGGTGATCAGGTGTTTGCCAATTTCACGCCCTGGTCGCAGTCGTTTTCGGACTGTACCACCGTGACCACGCAAACCGAGACCAGTCATTCGGTGCAAGTGCCGGATTATCAGTTGTGTCTGCGCCAGCCGACAGTGCCGCAAAGTTGTACAGCGACACATCAAGTCAATGTAGAGACCCTACTCAGTTTTGTCTCCGGGAACGGCGGCATGTCCAGTTGTGGATCCGGCTGCATGGATTTGTATGTTGGCCGAGTCGGCGACAACTACTGGTCAGCCGGTTGCGGCATATTCAACTGGGAAGTCACATACAACGTCCTGCACCCGGAAGCCATCATCAGTGCCACGCTGGAAGATGTCGAGTTCGATGACCATGCCCGCGTCTATTACGGCGGGAATCTGATCTATACCGGTTCCACCGGCTGGGGTGGCTCATGTGAGCTCAGCAATAGCTGGGTCGACCATCCCAATCGCGACGTCACCTATGCCTTCAACAGTACGGGCAACAAAGTCTTCAAACAGGAAACCATGGTTGGTGGTAATGGTGAAGGTTATTCCAGGATTCGGCTCCGTTATGATTTGTCGAAATTGATCACCCAGGATCAATGGAGTTGGAGTGGCCCGAATTGCCAAAACTTAGCCAATGCGATTACTGACGGCATTTGTCAGGCCGGCAGCCAATTGAGTTGTACTAGCGATCCTGCCAATGCTTCGGGTTGTTACGTCGATCCAACTTCGCAGGTGATGGTTTGCGGCACGGATTTGGCACAAGCCCCGGTGGCCAGTTCGACCGGGATTCGCAATACCTGTATGGCGATTCAAGCCTCAGGGCATTGCGATTTGAATCAGTATGGCCAATGCTGGACCGATACCGCCGGCACCCACTGTTTAGAACCGCCGACGAACGGGATACCCAACAAGACCTGTGCGTTGTTGGAAACGCAAGGCTGCTCGTTCATCAAAAGCCAATGTACCAGTGTGTTGGCCTCCGGCACCTGCTGGGACAGCGTCGATACTTACGACTGCGGACAAACTGTCGGCATTCCCGGCATTCAAAGCAATACCCAACAGCAATGCGCCGGACCGATTCGCTGCATGGGCGAAGATTGCATCACGGTGAATCGGACGCAGAGCCAGGATTTCAGCAAGGCAGTAGCCTTACTCAACAGCGCTCAGCAAATGGCGATGGACTTGCATTGTGACTATGCCAACGCCGATCTGCAGCAGAAGGATCCGACCACCTGTCAGGTATTCCAGGGTAAACCCGCCAGTTGCAAAATGGTCGGCGGCGCGCTCAGTTTGGTCGATTGCTGCGAAACGCCCTCGGGTGCGATGGGACTGGGACGTTACATTGATTTATTGATCGCCACCAGTCAGATGGACAGTGCGGTCATGGCCATGGACAGCACTTCCGCCATACGAGGCGCCTGGGAAACCATGCGCACACCGTTTACTCTGGCGGGCGACGCCTGGAATAGTTTTCAAGCGGATTTTGCCTCGACCGTGAATGACTTGGTCGGCACCGACATGCTCAGTACCAGCGACATCGCCTCACAAGGCTTGCTCGACTCGCTAAAAGGCGAATTGATGAAGTCGGTGGCGGAATGGATCGGCCAGACCTTTGGCGAAGCGGCCGGCAATGCCTTGTTCAGTGCCGGCGGTCAGGCTGCCTTCGATTCGGCGGGCAATTTGACCCCGGCGGCGGAATCGGGTGGCGTCGAGTTGGGCGGCGGTGCCGCGGTCGCCGGCGAACTGCTCAGTACGCTGATGACGGCCTACACCGTGGTGATGATCATCATCATGATTATCCAGATCGTCTATTCCTGCGAAGAACCGGAGTACGAACTCGCAGCCAAGAAACAACTGAAAGTCTGCACGGACCTCGGCACCTATTGCGAAAGCAAGGTGGCTGGCGTGTGTTGGGTGCGCAAGGAAAGTTACTGCTGCTACAACTCGCCGCTAGCGCGCATCCTCAATGAACAAATCAAACCTCAGTTGGGCATGGATTTCGGCACGCCGGAAAGTCCCAGTTGTACCGGCATCAAAGTTGCGGACCTGGACCGCGTGGACTGGACCCAAGTCAATCTCGACGAATGGTTGGCGATTCTGGCGCAGACGGGGCATTTGCCGACCGCCGCCAATGCGGCTTCCATGCTGAATCTGGATCAACTCACCGGCACAGGCAGCCGACTCAATCCGCAGAAATACGGCGCAGCCTCCAGCGGCCGCCAAGACACCTTAACCCGTACTCAAGGCCGGATGACCGATTTGGATGTACCCACGGTCAAACGGCAGTCGGAACTGGAAGGCTGGGGCATGGGGCCGCAATGA